ACCACGAACCGCCAGAGCGGAAAGGCGGGCGCGCCGCGACGCCACAGGATCAGCCGGACCCAGGCCGCGAGGACGGCGGCGGTCAGGATCAGGGCGAGGATCAGCTTCGGGGTCAGCATTGAAGTCATTGGCCGCCTCCCCCGATGGCGTTGAGGTAGCGGGCGCCGGCGGCGTCGGCGGTGCGGCGGCGGTCAAGACCGGCGGGCGGGCGGGCCATGGCGGTCCACAGCAGGGCGCGCAGATGGTTGCGACACTCGGCGCAGTCGGGATCGCGGCGCACGGCGTCGACCGCGCCGGACAGCGACAGGGGGTCGGGCAGCCGCGCGGAATTGGCGCCGATCCAGCGCTCCAGGGCGTCGAGGGCGACGGGGCCGCGCACGGCCTCAGGGCCCTGACCCAGGGCGCGCCAGGCGTCGGCGGCGGGGCCGTCGCCGGTCTCAACCGGGGCGACGGCGAGGGCGCGGCCGGCGATGCCTTCGCGCTTGCCCGTCATGCGACGACTGGCGTCGATGGGCGGCAGTTCGGGGCCGACGCGGTTGAGGAAGATGCGGGTGGCGCGCTGAACCTCCTTGATGAACTCCAGCGCCTTGTTGGCGTGCGGCAGGGCGAGGTCGGGACGGCCCTGCTTCAGCTCCCGCTCGGACAGCCACATCTCGTCGACCGCCTGTTTGAGGATGGCGCGGGTCTGGGGGTCGAGACTGGAGGCGGGGGAATCGTCGTGGGGGTGGCCGAACTCGGCCAGCACGTCCTCGGGACCGCCGAAGGTCTGGGTGCGGACCGCGGGGGCGCCATGGTCATGACCATCGTCATCCGAGTGCGCAGCGCCGTCGCTGGTGGGGAGTTCGGGCTCGCCCTCCTCCTCGCCGCCGAGGAATTTGGAATAGCGGCCGCGCAGGATCTGCTGGTCGTTACCGATGACAGTGGAGCGCTCAATGTAGGTGTCGCCCGACAGGCGACGACGCTGGGTCAGGAGCCGCTCGGCGTCGATGATGATCTGGCGCTGACTGCGGAAATAGGCCGGGAGGGTGGTGTTGACCATGCCCTCCAGCCCGGTGCTCTCGGCCTTCTTCGGCGAGGGCCAGCGCAGGATCATACTGGGGCCGCGCACGACCTGGGGGGCGGGCGCGCGCTGGTCCGAAACGATCAGCTGGACGACCATGTCGCTGCCCGGACCGAAGCCGAGGGCGGTGAAGTCGAGGCGCGGCGAGAAGCGGCGGTCGCGGGCGGGGCCGGAGCCGGCCAGCGCGATCTCGCGCTCGGAGAAGGTGACGTTCTCCCCCTCCCCGATGGCCAGGGTGATGCGCAGGCGGGCGGTCGGGGCGACGCCATAGTCGTCGCTCGCGGCGAAGACCGGGCTCCAGCCGCGCTGGCCGGCGGTGACGAGAGTCAGGCTCCCGGTCGGGGACAGGACCTTCACCGAAGGCGGCGTGTCGGCGATGGAGTCGATGCGGTGGAGCGGCGGGGTTCCGGCGCGGCCGGGGGCTGGATCGACGCGATAGAGGAAGGAGGTCTCCAGCGTCCGGCTGGCCACCCAGTTGTCGCCCGATCGGGTCAGGGTCAGGGGCGCGCCGCCCAGCATGACCATGGCCGGGACCTGAGCCTGCGGGTCGAACTTCAGCGTCCATTCCAGGCGGGAGCCCTGGGGCGCGCGAGCGTCAAGCTTCGCCTCATCGCGCATCGGCAGGCCGGTGTAGGCGGGCGGATAGATGCGCAGGTTCTGGCCGACCAGGGCGGGGACGCCGGGCGCGGCCTGTCCCTCGGCGGCGGGCGAGAGGGTGACGGGCTTGTTCACGCCACGCGGCCAGACGGCGACCGCGACGACAGCGATCAGGGCGACGGCCCAGAGGATCAGGATCGGACGGCGCGACCAGTCGGCGACGAGGGCGGCGGGCGAGCCGGTGTTCAGGCGGTCGAGGAGGCGGGCGCGCTGGAGGCGCTGCAGGACGCCGAGGCCGGCCGGGTCGGCGAAGAGGAGTTCGGCGCTGTCCTCCATGTCCGGGCGGACGCCGTCGAGGCGCCGGGTCAGCCAGAGCCGGTCGAACCGGGCGGCGCGGCGCAGGGCGAGGACGGCGATGATGACGGCGGCGAGGGCGAGGAGGACGAGGCCCGTCATCGGGCCTGCGATCGCCCAGCCGAGGGCGGCGATCAGGAGGGCGACGGGCGTGGCCAGCAGCAGGTCGTTGAACAGGCCGCGACGACGGGCGGGGCCGGTCCAGGTGGAGATGATGGCTGCGGGGCTCACGGGATGGCTCCCCGTGAACGGCGCGTGGCCAGCCAGCGCTCGCCGAGGAGGACGAGGCCGATGAGGACGGCGAGCCAGGGCTTGAGGTCCAGAGGCGCCGGGTCGAAGGCGCGACCGCCGGTCAGGGGGGCGTAGTCGGCGGCGGCGACGCGAGCGGGCTGGACGGGGGGCGGAGTGATCGCGACCTTCAGATGGAGGGCGAAGTCGGCCTGAAGCAGCTCAGGGGTTTCGGACGGGGTCAGGGGGTGGGTGAGGCGCAGCAGACGGCCCTGCCCCATCGCCTGGACCTCGATCAGGGGACGATCGAGGGCGTCTCGCCAGACGACGGCGCGGGCCGCGTCGGGGATAGCGGCGTCCGAGGAGACGAGAGCGATTCCGCCGGCCTCGATCCACTGGATGACGGCGGGCGGAAGGGTTCCGGCGCCGAGGCGGATCAGGGTGCGTCTGGCGTCCGGAAGAGGCGCGTCAAGCTCGGCGGTGTCGGCGTCGGCGGGGCGACCGGCGGGCTGCCAGGAGGCGGCGGCGGCCTGAAGGTAGCGGACCCCGGAGGCATGGTCGGCGTCGGTGCGGATCGACAGCGGCGGGATGGACGCGGACGCGGGCTGGCGCGCGGGCATGGCTCCGGCGACGACGCGCCAGATCACCGGACGGGACAGACGAGGGCGTTCGGCGTCGGCGCCCTGCAGCGTCTTGGGCGTGACCACGGTCAGGGGGGCGCCGGGCGGCAACTGGGCGTCGAGCTGTCGGATCAGGCTGGCGATGGGCGCCGTGGTCGTGGGGCGCGGGGTCTCAAGGTTGGGGAAGCCGGGGGCGAGCCAGTGGCCCCTGCCCTCGCCGACAATCGTCTGCGCCTGTGCGGCGTCCGCGCCGGGGACGACCGCGATGTAAGGCGCCTTGTCGCCCGCGCCGAACAGGACCGGGCGGGCGAACCAGAGGGCGACGAGGGCCAGCAGGATCAGGCGCAGGATCAGCAGCGGCCATTCGTCGAAGCGCAGACGCGAGCGCGGACGCGGCTTCTGACGCAGCCAGCGCAGGGCGGCGAAGTCGGTAGGCAGCTGCTCGCTGCGCCGGGCGATATGGATGACCAGCGGGACGATCAGGGCGGCGAGCGCAGCCAGACCCAGCGGCAGAAGCAGGGCCGGGGTCATGAGTATTCGGCCGCATCATGGGCGCCGAACAGACGGCGCAGCGGCAGGTCGACGGGCTGACCCACAACGTGTTCGGCGCGGCGGATGCCGACGGCGTCGAGGCGGGCGTGAAGCGCGGCGCGGGCCTCGCCGAAGCGGCGCAGGAATTCGGCGCGCAGGGCCGGGCCGTCGCCCAGAAGCTCCTCGCCCGTCTCCGGATCGCGGAAGCGGTAGCCGCCGGTGAAGGCGAACTCCGTCTCGCCGGCGGTCAGCATCTCGACGACCAGAACCTCGCGCCCGGCGGCGGCGAGGGTCTCGGCCAGATCGACAACGCCGGGGTCGAAACAGTCGCTGAGGATGACGACCAGATCGTGGGCCCCGACCCGTTCCCAAACCGGGCTGAGCTGGTCCTCGCGAGCGAAGCCGCCGGCGGGCTTGAGCGGCAGGAGTTCAAGGGTCAGGCGATCGCGCTGACGAAGGCCGGAGGCGGGCGGCAGCAGGCGCAGGCCCTGATCGTTGAGCGCCATCCAGCCGAAGCGATCGCCCTGCTGCATCGCCAGTTCGGCGAGGGAGGCGGTCAGGGATTTGGCGGCGTCGAAGCGGGTCGTGCTGCCCTCCGCCTGGCCCATCGAGGCCGAAGCGTCCATCAGGATCCAGACGGCGACCGGGCTCTCGCGCTCGGCCTCGCGGACGAAGAATTTGTCGGAGCGGGCGTAGAGCTTCCAGTCGATCTGACGCAGTTCGTCGCCGCGCTCATAGGCCCGGTACTGGGCAAACTCGAGGCCCGCGCCGCGGCTGTGGCTCTGGTGCAGGCCGAGGCCGTGCGACCCCACCGCCCGACGCGTGATCAGGCGCAAGGCTTTGAGCCGGCTCCGCACGTCTGGAGGAATGAGGTCGGTCACGCGGGGGCAGCCTTTGGATCAGGCGTTGGGCATCGGGACGGCGCGGACGAGGGCGGCGACGACGTCGTCGGCGCTGCGCCCCTCGGCCTCGGCGGCGAAGGACAGCAGCAGGCGGTGGCGCATGACCGGGGCCGACAGGGCGATGATGTCCTCACGCGTCGCGGCGAGGCGGCCCTGCAGAAGGGCGCGAGCCTTGGCCGCGAGGATCAACGACTGGCCGGCGCGCGGACCGGCGCCCCATTTGACGTATTTGCGGACCTCTTCCGGCGCGCCCTCGCCCGGTCGGCTGGCGCGGACGATGCGGGTGACCCAGCTGAGCAGGGCGTCGGAGAAATGCACCTCGCGGACCAGGGCCTGGAGCGCCAGGACCTCTTCGCCCATCATGACGGCGGGGACGGCGCCGGTCTTCGCGCCCGTGGTCTGGGCGAGGATGTCGCGCTCTTCCTGCTCTGTCGGATATTCGACGCGGATGTGCAGGAGGAAGCGGTCGAGCTGGGCCTCGGGCAGAGGATAGGTGCCGGCCTGCTCCAGCGGGTTCTGGGTGGCCAGGACGAAGAAGGGTTTGGGCAGGACGTGGGTCACGCCGCCGTAGCTGACGGTCTTTTCCTGCATGGCCTCCAGCAGGGCCGCCTGGGTCTTGGGCGGGGTGCGGTTCAGCTCGTCGGCGAGCAGCAGGTTGGTGAAGACCGGGCCGGGCTGAAAGCGGAAGCTGCGATGGCCCGTGCCGTGATCCTCTTCCAGCAGTTCGGTGCCGAGGATGTCGCTGGGCATCAGGTCGGGGGTGAACTGGACGCGGCGGAACTCCAGCTTGAGCGCCTCGCCGAGCGAGCGGACCAGCAGGGTCTTGCCGAGGCCGGGCACGCCCTCAAGCAGGCAGTGGCCGCCGGCGAGAAGGCCGATGAGCAGCTGTTCGACGACGTCCTGCTGGCCGACGATGGCCTGGGCGATGGCGGTGCGGAGGTCCCCCAGACGCGCGAGCTGCGCCTGGATGTCGGCTTCGGAGAGGGTCTTGGTCATGTCGGGTCCCGGGGAGGGGCTGAAGCGAACTGAAGAGGCGAAAAGGCAGTCAGGAACTGAGGGCGTACATCACGATGTTGACCCCGAAGCGGGTGTTGTCGACGGCGAGGAAGCGCTTGTTGCGCCAGTCGTAGTCCCACTCGCAGCCATAGTCCTTGTTGGAATAGAGGACGCCGAGGCGGCCGTTGATCTCGATGCCCTTGAGGTAGTCGTGGACCAGGTCGTCGCCCCAGCCGTTGAGCTCGAGCCCCGTGTTCGGCGGGCCGTCCTCGAAGGTGAAGAAGCTGCGGTAGATCGGGTGGGTCTTGGGCAGGACCTTGAGCGCGGCCGGGCCGAAGATGGCGCGCATCTGGGCCTCGAACGAGCGGGCGAACAGGCCGTCGATGTCGTGGTTGCAGTCGTCGACGAAGACGAAGCCGCCGTTCCTCACATAGCGTTCGAAATTGCGCCGCTCAGCCTGTGAGAACTCCACCAGCTTGTGCCCCGCCAGATAGCAGAAGGGCGCCGTCAGCATGCGCGGGTCGGACAGGGGAATGACCCGCTCGGTCGGGTCGACGCGCAGGGTGGTGTAGTCGATCAGGGAGGTGATCAGGTTGGACGGCATACGCTGGTCCACGTCCCAGTCGCCCGAGTCGTAGCGCAGCCGCGTGAACCAGAAGTCGTAGGTCCCTGCGGCGTTTGCGAAACGCGGCAGGGAGGACAGGGCGAGCCCGGCCAGCCCCCCTGCCCCCAGACGTAGAAACTGCGCCCGGTTCATGCCCTTTGATGGGCCTCCAACCGGGCTGTCGCCATCAGACGGCGTCCGAAAGCGAGGTGAAGGTGAAGTCGCGCAGCTTCATCGGCGGCAGGTACATGACATTGCCGCCCTCGTCGGCCGAGACGCGCACCGGACGGCCCAGCTCCTCGACGTTGTTGAGCATGATCACCGGCGACTCGTTGAAGCGGAAGTTCTTGAGCGGATGCTTGATCTGGCCGTCCTCGATGTAGAACGTGCCGTCGCGGGTCAGGCCGGTCAGCAGCACGGTCTGCGGATCGACCATGCGGATGTACCAGGTGCGGGTGACCAGGATGCCGCGCTGGGTCGTGCGGACCAGATCGGCCGTCGACTTGTCGCCGCCCGTCATGATCAGGTTGCCCGGACCGGCCAGGGCCGTCTTGCCCTGCTTGTCGGCCCAGTAGCGCGAGTAGTTCAGGTTCACGATCTTGCCGTTCTCGACGATCTGCATGCGCTCGCGCGCCATGCCTTCATCGTCCCACGGATAGACGGCGGCGTTGGGGTAGGAGGGGTCGGTGAAGAAGTTGACCTCGGGCCCGTAGACCTGTTCGCCGGTCTTGTTGCCGCCGCCCGCCTTGGACAGGAAGCTGCGGCCCTCGTCGGCCGAACGGGCGTCGAAGAAGTTCATCATGAAGCCGATCAGGCCGGCGGCCGCGGCGGGCTCCAGGATGACGGTGTATTTGCCGGGCTCCAGCGCCTGGGCGTCGGCGGAGGCGGCCGCCTTGCGCATGGCGATGCGCACGTCGTCGCCGGCCGAGAAGGTGGCGACGTCCTGGACATTGTCCCCGACCCAGCCCGAGCCGCGGCCGTCGGCGGTGCGGACGGTGCAGGTGTAGTCCGAGCTGGTCGCGGTCTGGTAGCCGTAGTTGCCCTTGGAGTTCAGGAAGCAGACGAAGCCCGTCGTGTCTTCAAGATAGCCGGCGGCGATCAGGTTCTCGGCCTTGCACGGCCCGATCGAGTCGGCCGCCACCTTGGCCCGGTATTCGGGGGTGATGGCTGCGGTCGCCGCGCTGAAGGTCGGGGTGGGGACGAAGGTCTGTTTGTCGACGGCCGGCATGAACTCGGGGTTCTCGGGCGCCAGCTTGGCCAGCTCTTCTGCCCGCTTGACCACCCGCTCCAGCGACGCGTCATCGAACTGGTTGATGGTGGCGACGCCGGTCCGCTTGCCGAAGGCCACCTGGACCGACAGCTCGACGTTGTCGACGATGCCGCTGGTGGACACGTTGTTCAGGGCGAAGCGCACGTTGCCGCGCGTCGAGCCGGCCAGTTGGGCCGTGCACTCGTCGGCCGTGGACAGGGCCACGACCTTGGTCAGGATGGCCTTGGCCTCCGCCTCGGGAAGAATGCTCATCTGTCAGTCTCCTTGGTGCGCGATCAGCCGAGCGAACGGGCGGTGTTGATGACGTTGATGCCGTTGAAGCGCGCGGTCGAGGACCCGTGCGACACGGCGGAAACCTGGGAGGGCTGGCCCTTGCCGTCGAAGAAGGAGCCGCCCAGGCGATAGTCGGAGGCGTCGCAGACGCCGGCGCAGGCGTTCCAAAACTCCGGCGTGCGGATCTGGTAGGCGACGTCCTCGATCTGATGGGTGATCTGGCCGTTCTTGATCTCGTAGAAGAGCTCGCCGCCGAACTGGGCGTTGTAGCGCTGCTGGTCGATGGAGAAGGAGCCGTCGCCGATGATGTAGATGCCGTCCTCGACGTTGGAGATCATGTCCGCGACGCTCATCTTCTCCTTGCCGGCTTCCAGCGAGACATTGGCCATGCGCTGGAACTGGACGTTGGACCAGCTGTCGGCATAGCAGCAGCCGTCGGACTCTGTCTTGCCCTCGATATGGGCCTGGTCGCGGATGGCCTGATAGCCGACCAGCTTGCCGTCGCGGATCAGGTCCCACTTCTTGGTCTTCACGCCCTCGTCGTCATAGCCGACGTAGCCCAGGCTGCCGGGCTGAAGCTTGTCGGCGACGATGTTGACCTTGTCGCTGCCGTACTGGAAGTGGGCGTCCTTCTTGTCCATCGTCGCGAAGCTGGTGCCCGCGTAGTTGGCCTCGTAGCCGAGGACGCGGTCGAGCTCGAGCGGGTGACCGACCGACTCGTGGATGGTCAGCCAGGTGTGCGACGGGTCGAGGACCAGGTCGTACTTGCCCGCCTTGACCGAGGGGGCCGTCAACTTGGCCCGGGCCTGCTGGGCCGCAGCGATGGCGTCGGCGCGCATGTCGTAGGACTGGCCATAGACGACGACGCCGTTGGGCAGGACGGTCTTACCGGACTCGGCGCCGTCCAGATATTCGTAGCCCAGACCCATTGGGGCCGAGAGGCCGTCGCGGCTGCGGAACTTGCCGGTCGTCTTGTCGATGGCGGTCGCGGACATCGGGCACCAGATGCGGTGCACGTCCTGGTCGATGTAGGAGCCGTCGGTCGAGGCGAAATACTTCTGCTCGTTCACCAGGAAGAGCATCGACTGGAAGAAGTCGGCGCCGGCGGCCAGGGCCGCGGCGTTGGTGCCGAGCAGGAGATCGACCTTCTCCTTGATCGGCACCTCCATGGCGTTCTTGACGATGGGGGTGCGCCAGGAGACCTCGCCGACGCCGGGCGTCGGGGCCAGCTGGACCCGCTCGGTCAGGGTCGGGGCGTTGGCCTTGGCGATGGCCACGGCCTGGCGCGCGGCCTTGGCGACCGAGTCGACCGTCAGACTGTTGGTGGCGGCGAAGCCCCAGGCGCCGTCGGCGATGACGCGGACGCCCGCGCCGGTCGATTCGGTGTTGACGATATTCTGGACGTTGGCTTCGCGGGTGATCACGAACTGGCGCAGATAGCGGCCGATGCGGACGTCGCAATAGGTGGCGCCGGCGGCCCGGGCGGCGTTCATGGCGGCGTCAGCGAGGGTTTTCTTGACCGCGACGTCCATGGTGGAGACCAGCTCCTCGGCGGCGATGGCCTGTCCCGCGAACAGGGACGGCAGGATCAGCCCCCCGGCGGCGATAGAGCCGAGAGACAGGAAGTCGCGTCTATGCATGGCTCGCCTCCGCCCGCTTTGTCGCGGGTCACGATATGGGGATGAATGATGTCCTCGCCCCGGACCTGAGCGGTTCGGGGAGCACGATCATTGCCGCCTAAGAGGCGCGCGTCAAACCATGGTCACATTACAAGCAAGCAAGGTTCGGCCCCGCGTCCGGGATCGGACGCGGGGCCGGGAAGCTGTGCCGCAACTGTCGATTTCAAAGGCGGAAGCGCACACCCAGGGTGAAGTAGCGACCCAGGACGTCGTCGCCCATCGCATAGCCGTCGCGCAGGCCGGCGCGGGTGCCGTTCAGGGCATAGGCCCCGCCGGGCGCCTCGTTGTCGAACAGGTTGGAGACATTGAGGAAGACCTCGGTCGAACCGACCGCGGTGTCCGCCTTCCAGGACAGGTTGATGTTGGTCGTGGAGAAGGCGTCGAGGCGGTTGCCGGCCCAGACCTGGGACGGATCGCCGCCCAGCTTCATCACGTCGCGCCAGCGGTGCATGAGGTCAACGGTCAGGTTCTCGACCGGCTGGAAGCGCAGCAGGGCGGTCAGGCGCAGGTCGGGACCGGCGGCGGCGCCCAGAGGCCCAAAGGCCACCCCGCCCTGATCGGTCGTCACCACGCCGGGCTGGGCATAGGTCACATGCGGCTGATAGGCGGCGAGGAAGCGGAAGGCCGCCGGCCGGTCGAACAGGGTCGCGGCGTAGTTGACCTCGAGGTCCGCGCCATAGGTCTCGACCTCGGCGATGTTCATATATTTGGTGTACCAGCGGGTCACGGCGTTGGAGGCCGCGGTCGAGGTGTAACCGTTCGGGCGAACTTGCAGGGCGCAGAACTCGGACGTGCCGCCGCTGTCGTAGCAGGCCCGCTGATAGGCCGCCGTTGCGCCGTTGATCTGGGTCACCGCGTCCGAGATGGTGATGTGATAGCCGTCCAGGGCGATGCTGAGCCCGTCCATCGGCTTCCAGATGAAACCGGCGGTCGAGGTGTCGCCGATTTCGGCGGTCAGGTTCGGGTTGGACAGGTCGGTCGAGGGCACCGTCGGGCTGGCGCCGGTCAGGAGGTCCTGGGTCGTCACCGGCACGGAGTTGGTCGGGGCGAACAGCTCGTAGAGGGTGGGCGCGCGGATGTCGCGCGAGCGGGTGGCGCGCAGGCGGAAGGCGTCGTTGATCCGCCAGTCGGCCCCGATCTTCCAGGTCCAGTAGTCGCCGGAGGTGTCGTAGCTGGTGAAGCGGGCCGCGCCGTTCAGGTTGAAGGACTGGATGAAGGGGGCGTCGACGACGAGGGGAGCGTCGAACTCGATGGCCGCCTCCTGGACCGTCTGGCTGACCTCGGGGCTGGAAGCATAGGTGTTGGCCCACAGGGCGCCGCCGGCGGTGCAGTTGTAGCGGATGCCCGTGCAGTCGACGACGGCGCTGGGCAGGGCGTCGCTGACCGAGGAGAAGCTGAGCTTGCGCCACTCGGCCGAGACGGCCACCGCGACCGGACCGGCCCAGGTGCTGAACGGCGAGCCGTCGACATGGGCCGAGGCCGAATCCATCACGGTCTGGGCGGAATAGTGGGTCGACTGCAGCACCCAGGCCAGGGCCTCGGCGCTGGCGGCGGTCGGCCCGAACACGTTCAGCGGCACGCAGCCATTGGCCAGGCTCGGGTTGGTGACGGTGATCGAGCAGGAGATGGTCGAGCCGTTCTGGACCGCGTCCAGCGCCGCGGCCAAGCGCTGGTTGTTGACGTTGTTGTTCAGCGTCGTGTCCATGTCCGTGGTCCCGTGGACCAGGTCGAGGCTCCATTTGTAGCCATCGCCGAAATCGCCGTTCAGCCCGCCCATATAGATCCACTGCTCGGACTCGCTGACGGCCTCGAGCCGCGGCGCGCGCAAGAGTTCGCTGAGGCGGAAGGTCGGCTGGTTCGCCGTCGCCAGCTGGGTCCGATAGGTCTGGGCCAGGAAGGGATTGCTGGAGTTCATCGTCACGTTCGTCAGGCGAACGTAGTCGGAGGCGTTGACGTTGGTCTTCAGGTTGCCGCTGACCTGGGCATAGGCGTGGATGTGGTCGGTGATGTCGAAATCGAAGCGGCCGAAGATCTGCTGCGCTTCCAGCGACCCCAGCAGCGACGAGTCGTAGTAGCCGCCGTCGCCGCCGACCTCGAGCGCGGCCGAGCCGGTCGTGGCACCGTGCACGATGGGACGCAGGACGCCGTCGGTCGCGAAGGTCTGGCCGTTGAACAGGCCGCTGGTGATCAGGCCGCCGAACGGGAAGGTCGCCTGACGCACGTCGCTGTAGAGAACATAGGGGTTGGCCGTGGTCCCGGCGCCCGCGACGCCCCACAGGTCCATGAAGTCGCGGTCGGAGCGATAGGGAATGCCCTCGTCGTCGCGGTACTCATAGCTGCCCTCGACATGGGCGCGGCCGTCCAGTAGCCGGGTCCCGCCGGCGATGGAGAGGTTCTGTTTGGCGGCGTCGCCCTGGCCCGAGAGGCCGGTCGAGACCGTGGCGCGCAGGCCGTTGAAATTCTTGTCGATAACGTAGTTGACCACGCCGCTGATGGCGTCCGAGCCATAGACGGCCGAGACGCCGCCGGTGACGGTGTCGACGCGCTGGACCAGGGCTTGGGGGATGACGTCGACGTCGACGACGCCGTTCAGCAGGGTCGGCGGCACGCGCAGACCGTCGAGCAGGACCAGGGTGCGGTTGGCCCCGACGTTCCTGAGGTTCAGGGAGTTGGCGCCCGCATTGCCGGCGCCGACGCTGCCGGTTGAGGTGGGGTTGGAGCCCGAGCCGCGGTTGCCGGCGAAGACGGGCAGGATGGCGAGGGCGTCGGCCAGGGTGCCCGGCTGGACGCGCAGCGCCTCCTCGGTCGAGACCACGGTGACCGGCGACGGGCTGGCGTCGCCGTTGCGGATGACGCGCGAGCCGGTGACCACGACGTCGCCGACGTCGGAGGCGTCCTCGGCCGGGACAGGGTCCTGCGTGGCGGGCGCCGTCTGGGCGAAGGCCGCAGAGCTGAGGGCGGCCACGCCGACACCGGCAAGCAGAGCGAGAATTCTGGACTGGGTCTTCACCTGATGGGCTCCTGTCAGACACAGGTGATCGCCATCAAAGACTTGATGTTTCCCCCGTGCGTTTCCTCGGCGGCTTTTGCCGCTCCTTGGACTCGACTATGCCAAGAGCGAAATCAGACGGGTCTATTCAATTCGAGCGCGCGAACATTGGTTTCGTGCGCAGACGCGCCGACGTCTCAGAAGATGTGGACGTGGACCGGGGTGGGCGAGCTGAGCGACAGTTCGGTGTCGGTCAGCCGCCCCGAGCGGGGGTCGAGGGCGAAGATCCGGATCGCATTGGCGTCGCGATTGGCGGCCAGCAGCCAGCGGCCGTTCGGGTGGATGGCGAAATGCCAGGGCTTGTCGCCGCCGGACGGCAGGGACTGGATCTGCGTCAGGGTTTTCGCGCGGCGATCGACGGCGAAGACCACGAGGCTATTCTCGCCCCGGTTCGAGGCATAGACGAAACGGCCGTCGCGGCTGACGGCGATCTCGGCCCCGCTGTTCGTTCCGGTGAAGCCCGGGCTGTTCAGGGAGACGGTCTGGCGGTGGGTCAGCACCCCAGTGCGCGCGTCCCAGCCGAGGGTGTGGATCTCGGCCGTCAGTTCGCAGATCAGATACAGGGTCTGCCCGTCCGGATGGGAGGCGAGGTGGCGCGGGCCGCTGCCGGGAGGCGCCACGTAAGGGGCGTGGGCGGCGGGGTCGGCGACGCCGTATTTCTGTGCGGCGCTGTCGAAGGGCAGGACCCAGACGCGGTCGGCGCCGAGGTCGGCCATCAGGGCAAAGCGGCCGCCGGGATCGATCCAGCCGCCGTGCGGATGGGGGGCGGCCTGACGCCGGTGCGGGCCTGAACCGGTCATGTGCAGGACCGAGCTCGGGGCGCCGGGAACGCCGTCGGGGCCGACCGGCAGGGTCGCCGAGGAGGCGCCGGCGTAGTTGGCGGTCACCAAGGTCGAGGACCGGCGATCGAAGGCCAGATGGGTCGTGCCCCCTCCCCCCGCCCGTACATTGCCGAGCAGTGTCAGGGCGCCGGACGTGGGATCGACGCGGTAAGTCAGGACCCCGCCGGGGCTGGCCCCGTCGCCGCCCGCCTCGTCATTGAACCAGAGAACCGGCAGCGTCGGATGGCGCACGGCCCAGGTCGGGCGCAGGCCCTGGACCACCGGGCCGATGGCGGTCAGTTCGCCGCTGCGCGGATCGAAACGCGCGGCATGCACCGTGTCGCCCTGCATCCCGATGTAGACGAGGTTGGTCTGCCGGCCCGCCGCGAGGACGGTCGCGGGCGCGGCGGCTGTCGCGAGTGCTGCGGCGATCAGGGTGCGGCGGTGGATCATGGCAGGAGGTCTCCCTGTTCGGCGGGACGGGTCAGGGCCGGGCCCGAGGCGCGGCGGCGGCCGACCCAGCGGGTGATGACCGGCCCCGCGCCGCCGGCGTTGAGCTGGCGCAGAAGGTCGGAGTTGTCGCGGTCGGCGACGGTGCGACGCTGGTTGTGGCGCAGATAGTCGGCCCAGGTGGCGACGCGGTAGCTCTCGATCCAGCGGGTCGCGTCGCCGAGGTCCTGCCACAGCATCCAGTCGCGGGCGCCGTCGCGGCTGCGGATGCGTTGACGCCGGGCCATGGCGGCGAGGAAGTCGGCGATCCGTTCGGGGTCGGGGCGATACTCGAGCTGGACCTGAACCGGGCCGTCGT
The genomic region above belongs to Brevundimonas goettingensis and contains:
- a CDS encoding TldD/PmbA family protein; this encodes MSILPEAEAKAILTKVVALSTADECTAQLAGSTRGNVRFALNNVSTSGIVDNVELSVQVAFGKRTGVATINQFDDASLERVVKRAEELAKLAPENPEFMPAVDKQTFVPTPTFSAATAAITPEYRAKVAADSIGPCKAENLIAAGYLEDTTGFVCFLNSKGNYGYQTATSSDYTCTVRTADGRGSGWVGDNVQDVATFSAGDDVRIAMRKAAASADAQALEPGKYTVILEPAAAAGLIGFMMNFFDARSADEGRSFLSKAGGGNKTGEQVYGPEVNFFTDPSYPNAAVYPWDDEGMARERMQIVENGKIVNLNYSRYWADKQGKTALAGPGNLIMTGGDKSTADLVRTTQRGILVTRTWYIRMVDPQTVLLTGLTRDGTFYIEDGQIKHPLKNFRFNESPVIMLNNVEELGRPVRVSADEGGNVMYLPPMKLRDFTFTSLSDAV
- a CDS encoding TldD/PmbA family protein, with the translated sequence MHRRDFLSLGSIAAGGLILPSLFAGQAIAAEELVSTMDVAVKKTLADAAMNAARAAGATYCDVRIGRYLRQFVITREANVQNIVNTESTGAGVRVIADGAWGFAATNSLTVDSVAKAARQAVAIAKANAPTLTERVQLAPTPGVGEVSWRTPIVKNAMEVPIKEKVDLLLGTNAAALAAGADFFQSMLFLVNEQKYFASTDGSYIDQDVHRIWCPMSATAIDKTTGKFRSRDGLSAPMGLGYEYLDGAESGKTVLPNGVVVYGQSYDMRADAIAAAQQARAKLTAPSVKAGKYDLVLDPSHTWLTIHESVGHPLELDRVLGYEANYAGTSFATMDKKDAHFQYGSDKVNIVADKLQPGSLGYVGYDDEGVKTKKWDLIRDGKLVGYQAIRDQAHIEGKTESDGCCYADSWSNVQFQRMANVSLEAGKEKMSVADMISNVEDGIYIIGDGSFSIDQQRYNAQFGGELFYEIKNGQITHQIEDVAYQIRTPEFWNACAGVCDASDYRLGGSFFDGKGQPSQVSAVSHGSSTARFNGINVINTARSLG
- a CDS encoding TonB-dependent receptor plug domain-containing protein, yielding MKTQSRILALLAGVGVAALSSAAFAQTAPATQDPVPAEDASDVGDVVVTGSRVIRNGDASPSPVTVVSTEEALRVQPGTLADALAILPVFAGNRGSGSNPTSTGSVGAGNAGANSLNLRNVGANRTLVLLDGLRVPPTLLNGVVDVDVIPQALVQRVDTVTGGVSAVYGSDAISGVVNYVIDKNFNGLRATVSTGLSGQGDAAKQNLSIAGGTRLLDGRAHVEGSYEYRDDEGIPYRSDRDFMDLWGVAGAGTTANPYVLYSDVRQATFPFGGLITSGLFNGQTFATDGVLRPIVHGATTGSAALEVGGDGGYYDSSLLGSLEAQQIFGRFDFDITDHIHAYAQVSGNLKTNVNASDYVRLTNVTMNSSNPFLAQTYRTQLATANQPTFRLSELLRAPRLEAVSESEQWIYMGGLNGDFGDGYKWSLDLVHGTTDMDTTLNNNVNNQRLAAALDAVQNGSTISCSITVTNPSLANGCVPLNVFGPTAASAEALAWVLQSTHYSAQTVMDSASAHVDGSPFSTWAGPVAVAVSAEWRKLSFSSVSDALPSAVVDCTGIRYNCTAGGALWANTYASSPEVSQTVQEAAIEFDAPLVVDAPFIQSFNLNGAARFTSYDTSGDYWTWKIGADWRINDAFRLRATRSRDIRAPTLYELFAPTNSVPVTTQDLLTGASPTVPSTDLSNPNLTAEIGDTSTAGFIWKPMDGLSIALDGYHITISDAVTQINGATAAYQRACYDSGGTSEFCALQVRPNGYTSTAASNAVTRWYTKYMNIAEVETYGADLEVNYAATLFDRPAAFRFLAAYQPHVTYAQPGVVTTDQGGVAFGPLGAAAGPDLRLTALLRFQPVENLTVDLMHRWRDVMKLGGDPSQVWAGNRLDAFSTTNINLSWKADTAVGSTEVFLNVSNLFDNEAPGGAYALNGTRAGLRDGYAMGDDVLGRYFTLGVRFRL